In Prunus dulcis chromosome 1, ALMONDv2, whole genome shotgun sequence, the following are encoded in one genomic region:
- the LOC117616579 gene encoding homeobox-leucine zipper protein HAT5-like isoform X1, which produces MAGGKLYSASDMNVIFQNEKLPCSSDVLESIWVPTSSSSFHGSNSMVHFESASGEDSLDRSFFRPIDKENGDDDYDASLNQPGKKRRLTVDQVQFLEKNFEVENKLEPERKAQLAKELGLQPRQVAIWFQNRRARFKNKQLEKEYDSLKASFDKLKADHDNLLKENGSLKNEIDSLKDMVILKDIGKPGTRNLELHDANNIISSDVKPQSATPNAAASDNVPMVVCKQEDASSAKSDVFDSDSPHCTENHSSLLEPADSSHVFEPAEQSDFSQDEDDDLSRTLLPPPYLKLEDSCYDEPPASSSNFVFPMEDQQPFCFWPY; this is translated from the exons ATGGCGGGTGGGAAACTCTACAGTGCTTCAGACATGAATGTTATTTTCCAAAACGAAAAGCTCCCTTGCTCTTCTGACGTTCTTGAGTCTATTTGGGTTCCcacttcttcctcctcttttcATG GTTCAAATTCAATGGTTCATTTTGAAAGTGCAAGTGGAGAAGACTCCTTGGATAGGTCATTCTTCCGACCGAttgataaagaaaatgggGATGACGATTATGATGCAAGCCTTAATCAACCAGGAAAGAAAAGGCGGCTTACAGTGGATCAAGTTCAGTTTCTGGAGAAGAACTTTGAGGTAGAAAACAAGCTTGAACCAGAGAGGAAGGCCCAACTTGCAAAAGAACTTGGCTTGCAGCCTCGCCAAGTTGCAATTTGGTTTCAAAACCGGCGGGCGAGGTTTAAGAACAAACAGCTGGAGAAGGAGTATGACTCATTGAAAGCTAGCTTTGACAAGCTCAAGGCTGATCATGACAATCTCCTCAAGGAGAACGGAAGTTTGAAGAATGAG ATTGATTCCCTCAAGGACATGGTGATTTTGAAAGATATAGGAAAGCCTGGAACAAGAAATCTGGAGTTACATGATGCAAACAATATTATTTCATCCGATGTAAAGCCCCAAAGTGCAACTCCAAATGCAGCAGCTTCTGATAATGTGCCAATGGTGGTATGCAAGCAAGAGGATGCAAGTTCTGCCAAAAGTGATGTTTTTGACTCAGATAGCCCACATTGCACCGAAAACCATTCTTCGTTGTTGGAGCCTGCTGATTCTTCTCATGTCTTTGAACCAGCTGAACAGTCGGATTTCTCacaagatgaagatgatgatctCAGCAGGACCCTTTTGCCCCCACCCTACTTAAAACTTGAAGATAGCTGCTATGATGAGCCGCCTGCAAGTTCTAGTAATTTTGTGTTCCCTATGGAAGATCAGCAGCCCTTTTGTTTCTGGCCTTactga
- the LOC117616579 gene encoding homeobox-leucine zipper protein HAT5-like isoform X2, giving the protein MGSNSMVHFESASGEDSLDRSFFRPIDKENGDDDYDASLNQPGKKRRLTVDQVQFLEKNFEVENKLEPERKAQLAKELGLQPRQVAIWFQNRRARFKNKQLEKEYDSLKASFDKLKADHDNLLKENGSLKNEIDSLKDMVILKDIGKPGTRNLELHDANNIISSDVKPQSATPNAAASDNVPMVVCKQEDASSAKSDVFDSDSPHCTENHSSLLEPADSSHVFEPAEQSDFSQDEDDDLSRTLLPPPYLKLEDSCYDEPPASSSNFVFPMEDQQPFCFWPY; this is encoded by the exons ATGG GTTCAAATTCAATGGTTCATTTTGAAAGTGCAAGTGGAGAAGACTCCTTGGATAGGTCATTCTTCCGACCGAttgataaagaaaatgggGATGACGATTATGATGCAAGCCTTAATCAACCAGGAAAGAAAAGGCGGCTTACAGTGGATCAAGTTCAGTTTCTGGAGAAGAACTTTGAGGTAGAAAACAAGCTTGAACCAGAGAGGAAGGCCCAACTTGCAAAAGAACTTGGCTTGCAGCCTCGCCAAGTTGCAATTTGGTTTCAAAACCGGCGGGCGAGGTTTAAGAACAAACAGCTGGAGAAGGAGTATGACTCATTGAAAGCTAGCTTTGACAAGCTCAAGGCTGATCATGACAATCTCCTCAAGGAGAACGGAAGTTTGAAGAATGAG ATTGATTCCCTCAAGGACATGGTGATTTTGAAAGATATAGGAAAGCCTGGAACAAGAAATCTGGAGTTACATGATGCAAACAATATTATTTCATCCGATGTAAAGCCCCAAAGTGCAACTCCAAATGCAGCAGCTTCTGATAATGTGCCAATGGTGGTATGCAAGCAAGAGGATGCAAGTTCTGCCAAAAGTGATGTTTTTGACTCAGATAGCCCACATTGCACCGAAAACCATTCTTCGTTGTTGGAGCCTGCTGATTCTTCTCATGTCTTTGAACCAGCTGAACAGTCGGATTTCTCacaagatgaagatgatgatctCAGCAGGACCCTTTTGCCCCCACCCTACTTAAAACTTGAAGATAGCTGCTATGATGAGCCGCCTGCAAGTTCTAGTAATTTTGTGTTCCCTATGGAAGATCAGCAGCCCTTTTGTTTCTGGCCTTactga
- the LOC117634374 gene encoding protein PTST homolog 2, chloroplastic isoform X1, with protein MLSSTTAATHLLVSPYSFPNFTPHAFPSILYVVNSRTARRQQRLKAMSFVSVRESGCSLCLGFSEFKKGACSGFVRRCKDWDREGDFTLETEILEFMKSSKKPGAFPSKKELLESGREDLVDAIARKGGWLSLGWDLEEEEGAQDSNFRQWDSIVAKEGESSASSGSLIGASGMVSSFFDDSSQAASSSGRSLEAATTEDDTGIEGILNRLEKQRNLTFGFNLKEKEDDVFFPSTYKFPEISTDATVAGLIRSSRPASLNPKKAILNDSRDKPNHNRSLSDIDVLAESPRPEMWRTWSIQRAGFSDQGFEAAEISYDKMRGPEDVSREEIFQLREGVNEPDQGNKLNSHQEEISHKQIRDHIKYLESELSSALRSLRNRSDEAASQVHESSSDDFRKLSDAWEFQENEIMHAQDKLRSTRAKLAVLEGKMALAIIAAQKTVEEKQRRINDARRAVQLLRTAYIVWPNSASEVLIAGSYDGWTTQRKMEKSSTGIFSLCLRLYPGRYEIKFIVDGEWRIDPLRPIVHNSGYENNVLIIT; from the exons ATGCTCTCCTCCACCACCGCTGCGACCCACTTGCTCGTCTCGCCCTACTCCTTCCCGAATTTCACCCCTCACGCATTTCCTTCGATTCTCTACGTCGTTAATTCAAGAACCGCAAGGAGGCAGCAGCGTCTGAAGGCGATGAGCTTCGTTTCGGTTAGAGAAAGCGGATGTTCTTTGTGTTTAGGGTTTTCAGAGTTTAAGAAAGGAGCGTGTTCTGGGTTTGTGAGGCGATGTAAAGATTGGGATAGAGAGGGGGATTTCACCTTGGAAACTGAGATTTTGGAGTTCATGAAGAGCTCCAAGAAGCCTGGGGCTTTTCCGAGCAAGAAGGAGCTTCTTGAATCTGGGAGAGAGGATTTGGTTGATGCTATTGCGAGGAAAGGTGGTTGGCTTTCGTTGGGTTGGgatttggaagaagaagaaggagctCAAGATAGTAATTTTAGGCAGTGGGATTCGATAGTGGCTAAAGAAGGCGAGAGCAGTGCTTCGAGTGGCAGTCTAATTGGGGCTTCAGGCATGGTTTCTTCGTTTTTTGATGATTCTTCTCAAGCAGCGTCGTCGTCTGGTAGATCACT AGAAGCTGCTACAACAGAGGATGATACTGGAATCGAGGGAATATTGAATCGATTGGAGAAACAGAGAAATTTGACGTTTGGAtttaatttgaaagaaaaagaagacgaTGTTTTCTTCCCAAGTACTTACAAGTTTCCCGAAATCTCAACTGATGCG ACAGTTGCTGGCCTTATTAGAAGCAGCAGACCTGCATCATTGAACCCCAAAAAAGCCATTCTTAATGATTCAAGAGACAAGCCTAACCACAACAGATCTCTTTCAGACATTGATGTCCTAGCAGAATCACCAAGACCAGAAATGTGGAGAACTTGGAGCATCCAGAGGGCTGGATTTTCAGATCAGGGTTTTGAAG CTGCTGAAATTTCTTATGATAAAATGAGAGGGCCAGAGGATGTTTCAAGAGAAGAAATATTTCAATTAAGAGAGGGTGTTAATGAACCTGATCAAGGGAATAAACTGAATTCTCATCAGGAAGAGATCAGTCACAAGCAAATACGTGATCACATTAAGTACCTTGAATCAGAGCTCTCCTCTGCACTTCGTTCATTGAGGAATAGATCTGATGAAGCTGCTTCACAG GTTCATGAAAGCTCCTCTGATGATTTTCGGAAGCTTTCTGATGCCTGGGAGTTTCAGGAAAATGAGATTATGCATGCCCAGGACAAATTGCGTTCGACACGTGCAAAGTTGGCTGTTTTAGAAGGAAAGATGGCACTGGCAATAAT TGCAGCGCAAAAGACTGTGGAGGAGAAACAGAGAAGGATAAATGATGCTCGTAGAGCCGTACAACTTCTTCGTACTGCTTACATAGTTTGGCCAAATTCAGCCTCAGAAGTGCTCATTGCTGGATCATATGATGGTTGGACCACCCAG AGAAAGATGGAAAAGTCCAGTACAGGAATCTTCTCTTTGTGCCTTAGGTTGTATCCGGGCAGATATGAG ATCAAATTTATTGTTGATGGTGAATGGCGGATTGATCCCCTGCGCCCTATTGTTCACAACAGTGGATACGAAAACAATGTCCTGATCATAACGTAA
- the LOC117614585 gene encoding putative pentatricopeptide repeat-containing protein At5g40405 has protein sequence MSSLRCIAKQPTISLVDSCTTLKELKQIHSQLLVKGLLNDPHLSGQFVATIAIRNPSNLGYSGKVLDQCENPTLFTFNSMIRAYSKSSTPSKSFHFYSRILQSRDNFLPDNYTFNFLVRTCAQLLARETGPSVHAALIKCGFENDPHVQSGLIFMYAELGCLHSCHRVFGEIVEPDLVCQTAMVSACARCGDVGFARELFDEMPQRDPIAWNAMIAGYAQCGKSREALNLFHVMQMEGVRVNEVSMVSVLSACSHLGALDQGRWAHAYIERNKLRMTVTLGTALIDMYAKCGNINKATEVFWGMKEKNVYTWSSALGGLAMNGFGEKCLELFSLMNKEGVHPNEVTFVSVLRGCTVVGLVEEGRQHFDSMKKLYGIEPQLEHYGCIVDLYGRAGRLDEALNFINSMPMKPHAGAWGALLNASRMYKNMEIGELASRKIVELEAKNHGAYVLLSNIYADSKLWDGVSNVRQTMKAKGVRKLPGCSVLEVDGEVHEFLVGDKSHPRYNEIEAMLGEISRRLKLAGYVANTNPVLFDIEEEEKEDALCKHSEKVAIAFGLISLKEGVPIRIVKNLRVCWDCHDVTKMISKLFNREIIVRDRNRFHHFQDGECSCKGYW, from the coding sequence ATGAGCTCCCTAAGATGCATTGCAAAGCAACCAACCATTTCACTCGTAGACTCATGCACTACCCTCAAAGaactcaaacaaatccacTCCCAACTGCTCGTTAAAGGTCTTCTCAACGACCCTCACCTTTCTGGCCAATTTGTTGCCACCATAGCCATCAGAAACCCCAGCAATTTGGGTTATTCCGGTAAAGTCCTGGACCAATGCGAAAACCCAACCCTCTTCACCTTCAACTCCATGATCAGAGCCTATTCTAAAAGCTCCACGCCATCCAAAAGCTTTCACTTTTACAGCAGAATTCTCCAATCCAGGGACAATTTTTTACCTGATAACTACACCTTCAACTTCTTGGTTCGCACTTGTGCGCAGCTTTTGGCACGTGAGACTGGTCCTTCGGTCCATGCTGCATTGATTAAATGTGGGTTTGAGAatgacccccatgttcaaaGCGGGTTAATTTTCATGTATGCTGAATTGGGTTGCTTACATTCGTGTCATAGAGTGTTTGGAGAAATTGTTGAGCCTGATTTGGTATGCCAGACTGCTATGGTGAGCGCCTGTGCCAGATGTGGTGATGTTGGTTTTGCAAGGGAGCTGTTCGATGAAATGCCTCAAAGGGACCCTATTGCTTGGAATGCGATGATTGCAGGGTATGCGCAATGTGGGAAGTCTAGGGAAGCCTTGAATTTGTTTCATGTGATGCAAATGGAGGGTGTGAGGGTCAATGAGGTGTCTATGGTTTCAGTCTTATCCGCCTGTTCCCATTTGGGGGCATTGGATCAAGGGAGATGGGCTCATGCATATATAGAGAGAAACAAGCTACGGATGACGGTGACTTTGGGGACTGCCCTCATTGACATGTATGCAAAATGTGGGAACATAAATAAGGCCACGGAAGTGTTTTGGGgtatgaaagaaaagaatgtgTATACTTGGAGTAGTGCACTGGGGGGCCTAGCTATGAATGGATTTGGTGAGAAGTGTCTTGAGCTTTTCTCCCTTATGAACAAAGAAGGGGTTCATCCAAATGAAGTTACGTTTGTTTCAGTTCTAAGGGGCTGCACTGTTGTTGGACTAGTTGAGGAAGGTCGTCAACATTTCGACTCAATGAAGAAATTGTATGGGATTGAACCTCAGCTAGAGCACTACGGGTGCATTGTTGATTTATACGGCCGAGCTGGGCGTTTAGATGAAGCCCTGAACTTCATAAACAGCATGCCAATGAAGCCACACGCGGGTGCTTGGGGGGCTTTGCTTAACGCTAGTAGAATGTACAAGAATATGGAAATAGGTGAGCTTGCCTCGAGGAAGATAGTCGAACTAGAGGCCAAGAATCATGGTGCTTATGTGCTTTTGTCCAATATATATGCTGATTCCAAGCTATGGGATGGAGTGAGTAATGTGCGGCAGACGATGAAGGCTAAAGGTGTGAGGAAGCTTCCTGGTTGCAGTGTCTTAGAGGTTGATGGTGAAGTTCATGAGTTCTTAGTAGGAGACAAGTCACATCCGAGGTATAATGAAATTGAGGCAATGTTGGGAGAAATCTCTAGGCGGCTGAAATTAGCAGGTTATGTGGCTAACACCAATCCTGTGCTGTTTgatatagaagaagaagagaaagaggatgCATTGTGTAAACATAGTGAGAAGGTTGCGATTGCTTTCGGTTTGATCAGTTTAAAAGAAGGCGTGCCGATTAGGATTGTGAAGAACCTCAGGGTCTGTTGGGATTGCCATGATGTGACCAAAATGATATCTAAACTTTTTAACAGAGAAATTATTGTAAGAGACAGGAATAGGTTTCACCATTTTCAGGATGGGGAGTGCTCTTGCAAAGGTTATTGGTGA
- the LOC117634374 gene encoding protein PTST homolog 2, chloroplastic isoform X2: MLSSTTAATHLLVSPYSFPNFTPHAFPSILYVVNSRTARRQQRLKAMSFVSVRESGCSLCLGFSEFKKGACSGFVRRCKDWDREGDFTLETEILEFMKSSKKPGAFPSKKELLESGREDLVDAIARKGGWLSLGWDLEEEEGAQDSNFRQWDSIVAKEGESSASSGSLIGASGMVSSFFDDSSQAASSSGRSLEAATTEDDTGIEGILNRLEKQRNLTFGFNLKEKEDDVFFPSTYKFPEISTDATVAGLIRSSRPASLNPKKAILNDSRDKPNHNRSLSDIDVLAESPRPEMWRTWSIQRAGFSDQGFEAAEISYDKMRGPEDVSREEIFQLREGVNEPDQGNKLNSHQEEISHKQIRDHIKYLESELSSALRSLRNRSDEAASQENEIMHAQDKLRSTRAKLAVLEGKMALAIIAAQKTVEEKQRRINDARRAVQLLRTAYIVWPNSASEVLIAGSYDGWTTQRKMEKSSTGIFSLCLRLYPGRYEIKFIVDGEWRIDPLRPIVHNSGYENNVLIIT; encoded by the exons ATGCTCTCCTCCACCACCGCTGCGACCCACTTGCTCGTCTCGCCCTACTCCTTCCCGAATTTCACCCCTCACGCATTTCCTTCGATTCTCTACGTCGTTAATTCAAGAACCGCAAGGAGGCAGCAGCGTCTGAAGGCGATGAGCTTCGTTTCGGTTAGAGAAAGCGGATGTTCTTTGTGTTTAGGGTTTTCAGAGTTTAAGAAAGGAGCGTGTTCTGGGTTTGTGAGGCGATGTAAAGATTGGGATAGAGAGGGGGATTTCACCTTGGAAACTGAGATTTTGGAGTTCATGAAGAGCTCCAAGAAGCCTGGGGCTTTTCCGAGCAAGAAGGAGCTTCTTGAATCTGGGAGAGAGGATTTGGTTGATGCTATTGCGAGGAAAGGTGGTTGGCTTTCGTTGGGTTGGgatttggaagaagaagaaggagctCAAGATAGTAATTTTAGGCAGTGGGATTCGATAGTGGCTAAAGAAGGCGAGAGCAGTGCTTCGAGTGGCAGTCTAATTGGGGCTTCAGGCATGGTTTCTTCGTTTTTTGATGATTCTTCTCAAGCAGCGTCGTCGTCTGGTAGATCACT AGAAGCTGCTACAACAGAGGATGATACTGGAATCGAGGGAATATTGAATCGATTGGAGAAACAGAGAAATTTGACGTTTGGAtttaatttgaaagaaaaagaagacgaTGTTTTCTTCCCAAGTACTTACAAGTTTCCCGAAATCTCAACTGATGCG ACAGTTGCTGGCCTTATTAGAAGCAGCAGACCTGCATCATTGAACCCCAAAAAAGCCATTCTTAATGATTCAAGAGACAAGCCTAACCACAACAGATCTCTTTCAGACATTGATGTCCTAGCAGAATCACCAAGACCAGAAATGTGGAGAACTTGGAGCATCCAGAGGGCTGGATTTTCAGATCAGGGTTTTGAAG CTGCTGAAATTTCTTATGATAAAATGAGAGGGCCAGAGGATGTTTCAAGAGAAGAAATATTTCAATTAAGAGAGGGTGTTAATGAACCTGATCAAGGGAATAAACTGAATTCTCATCAGGAAGAGATCAGTCACAAGCAAATACGTGATCACATTAAGTACCTTGAATCAGAGCTCTCCTCTGCACTTCGTTCATTGAGGAATAGATCTGATGAAGCTGCTTCACAG GAAAATGAGATTATGCATGCCCAGGACAAATTGCGTTCGACACGTGCAAAGTTGGCTGTTTTAGAAGGAAAGATGGCACTGGCAATAAT TGCAGCGCAAAAGACTGTGGAGGAGAAACAGAGAAGGATAAATGATGCTCGTAGAGCCGTACAACTTCTTCGTACTGCTTACATAGTTTGGCCAAATTCAGCCTCAGAAGTGCTCATTGCTGGATCATATGATGGTTGGACCACCCAG AGAAAGATGGAAAAGTCCAGTACAGGAATCTTCTCTTTGTGCCTTAGGTTGTATCCGGGCAGATATGAG ATCAAATTTATTGTTGATGGTGAATGGCGGATTGATCCCCTGCGCCCTATTGTTCACAACAGTGGATACGAAAACAATGTCCTGATCATAACGTAA
- the LOC117613295 gene encoding uncharacterized protein LOC117613295: MALFLSASTSPLTSNLSLGKTRFRFSPKHGRPSIAHSIQPPFNSNADLNFQTLPPLNPLLANSPLSHAATRVSSHGFLDKDEKDDILPVFEERPVKFVFWVLVWASVSLALFAASGDANAAAAAAADSIRASSFGLKIASALRGSGWPDEAVVFSLATLPVIELRGAIPVGYWLQLKPVMLTVLSVLGNMVPVPFIILYLKRFASFLAGKNKAAARFLDILFVRAKEKAGPVEEFQWLGLMLFVAVPFPGTGAWTGAIIASILDMPFWAAVSANFVGVVLAGLLVNLLVNLGLKYAIITGIILFIISTFMWSILRNLRKSLSSSS; the protein is encoded by the exons ATGGCTCTATTTTTATCAGCATCAACATCACCATTAACATCAAATTTGTCGCTTGGAAAGACCCGCTTCAGATTTTCACCAAAACATGGCCGCCCCTCCATTGCCCATAGCATTCAACCCCCATTCAATTCAAATGCAGACTTAAATTTCCAAACTTTGCCCCCTTTAAACCCTCTTTTGGCAAATTCACCCCTTTCTCACGCTGCAACAAGAGTTTCTTCACATGGGTTTCTTGATAAAGATGAGAAAGATGATATTTTGCCAGTCTTTGAGGAACGGCCAGTCAAATTtgtcttttgggttttggtttggGCCTCTGTGTCCCTTGCTTTGTTCGCAGCTTCTGGGGATGCTAATGCCGcagcagctgctgctgctgattcCATTAGAGCCTCCAGTTTTGGCCTGAAGATTGCGAGTGCGCTTCGAGGCTCAGGCTGGCCTGATGAGGCTGTGGTATTTTCCCTGGCTACGCTTCCTGTGATTGAGCTTCGTGGGGCTATTCCTGTTGGTTACTGGCTGCAACTCAAGCCTGTTATGCTAACCGTTCTATCCGTTCTGGG GAACATGGTTCCTGTGCCCTTCATCATACTTTACTTGAAGAGATTTGCATCTTTCCTTGCTggaaagaacaaggccgcagcTCGGTTCCTTGACATACTGTTTGTGAGAGCCAAAGAGAAAGCTGGCCCTGTAGAGGAGTTCCAATGGCTTGGTCTGATGCTGTTTGTGGCTGTGCCTTTCCCTGGAACAGGGGCATGGACAGGAGCCATCATAGCTTCCATTCTTGATATGCCATTCTGGGCAGCAGTGTCTGCAAATTTCGTTGGTGTTGTATTGGCTGGGCTTCTAGTAAATTTGCTGGTGAACCTTGGTCTCAAATATGCAATTATCACTGGTATTATCCTCTTCATTATATCCACATTCATGTGGAGCATCCTTCGGAACCTTAGGAAGTCTTTAAGCTCATCAAGCTGA
- the LOC117634386 gene encoding LOW QUALITY PROTEIN: ultraviolet-B receptor UVR8 (The sequence of the model RefSeq protein was modified relative to this genomic sequence to represent the inferred CDS: substituted 1 base at 1 genomic stop codon), translating to MSRKRDKPYFSRHVPASASGWKRRRPLPPHPEPEPELDKPTYKLPPPPALVITGLPPDCSVLDLKSRFEIYGAISRIRIDRDAVGYVTYRATDSAEAAIAASLDPSFGITLDSKKLQVLWATDPLAQWRKGVGVGAENRDSSNGSSSNSNLLRAEVPLRRHGRGNKLASAIVNPRVAAADGSSALDVPAKAREIVAYDDILRKIVKHEEEEGKIVKHEEEEEEGREQEIWSWGAGTDGQLGTGRLQDELLPQLLHLTSLSSAGPISFLACGGAHVLALTSGFFLSFIXYYKQSSFFLSWEPKNLTPFAGGKVLTWGRGTSGQLGHSDTVNSPHPKLVMSLNNYLITHVSAGWNHSGFVSDTGALFTCGDGTFGQLGHGDYRLHCYPVEVSFFASKHVEQIACGMRHSLVLLRGGSGDEVYGFGSGKRGQLGIAKDKINLVSLPERSCGFEGVKIASITANGDHSAALSADGHLYTWGRGFGDTLSAKTPQRLPTSFCFTKIALGWNHALVLTGGEVFMFGGNHHGVLSNPDKMTPVKHSADSRAVVLEKVPGLEGSRTLHIAAGAEHSAIVTENGVLKTWGWGEHGQLGLGNISDQTSPQEVSLSHKFWKEAGLIEIYCGSGFTIAIRTLCRPSQAG from the exons ATGAGCCGGAAGAGAGACAAACCCTACTTCTCCCGCCACGTCCCCGCCTCCGCCTCCGGATGGAAACGCCGTCGCCCCCTGCCTCCTCATCCCGAGCCCGAACCAGAGCTCGACAAGCCAACTTACAAGCTGCCGCCACCGCCGGCTCTTGTCATTACAGGTCTCCCGCCAGACTGCTCCGTCCTAGACCTCAAGTCCCGGTTCGAAATATACGGAGCCATCTCTCGCATCCGCATTGACCGCGATGCGGTCGGCTACGTCACCTACCGCGCCACCGACTCGGCTGAAGCCGCCATTGCCGCCTCTCTCGACCCCTCCTTTGGCATTACCCTCGACTCTAAAAAG TTGCAGGTCCTTTGGGCAACAGACCCACTTGCCCAATGGAGGAAAGGTGTTGGAGTTGGTGCTGAAAACAGAGATTCTAGTAATGGGTCATCCTCAAATTCCAATCTTTTGAGGGCTGAGGTGCCTCTGAGGAGACATGGTAGAGGCAACAAGCTTGCTTCGGCTATAGTGAACCCCAGagttgctgctgctgatggTTCTTCAGCATTGGATGTGCCTGCCAAAGCCAGAGAAATCGTTGCTTATGATGACATTCT AA GGAAAATAGTAAAgcacgaagaagaagaagggaaaataGTAAAgcacgaagaagaagaagaagaaggaagagagcAAGAGATATGGAGTTGGGGGGCAGGAACGGACGGGCAGCTGGGCACGGGCAGGCTGCAGGACGAGCTCCTCCCTCAGCTGCTTCACCTCACATCTCTCTCCTCCGCCGGACCCATCTCTTTCCTTGCCTGCGGCGGCGCTCATGTTCTTGCCTTGACCTCCggtttcttcctttctttcatctaatattataaacagtcttctttttttctttcttgggaACCAAAAAATCTGACCCCTTTTGCAGGTGGGAAGGTACTGACATGGGGAAGAGGCACGTCTGGTCAACTGGGTCATTCTGATACGGTCAATAGTCCACATCCCAAGCTTGTTATGTCTTTGAACAACTACCTCATTACTCATGTTTCTGCTGGTTGGAACCACTCTGGTTTCGTTTCAG ATACAGGGGCTCTTTTTACATGTGGAGACGGCACATTTGGTCAGCTCGGGCATGGCGATTACAGGTTACATTGCTATCCTGTCGAAGTCTCCTTCTTTGCTAGTAAGCACGTGGAACAGATAGCATGTGGAATGCGCCATTCCCTTGTTTTGCTGAGAG GTGGTTCAGGAGATGAAGTTTATGGGTTTGGTTCTGGGAAGCGTGGTCAACTGGGTATCGCCAAGGATAAAATCAATTTAGTTAGTCTTCCTGAACGAAGTTGTGGATTTGAAGGTGTAAAGATCGCTAGCATCACTGCAAATGGAGATCATAGTGCAGCATTATCTG CTGATGGGCATTTGTACACTTGGGGAAGAGGGTTTGGCGACACTTTAAGTGCTAAAACGCCACAGCGTTTACCTACATCATTCTGCTTTACCAAAATTGCTCTTGGATGGAATCATGCTTTAGTTTTAACTG GTGGAGAGGTTTTTATGTTTGGTGGAAATCACCATGGAGTCCTTAGTAATCCTGATAAAATGACTCCAGTCAAGCACTCAGCCG ATTCAAGAGCAGTTGTCCTGGAGAAAGTCCCTGGGCTTGAAGGGAGTAGAACTCTGCACATTGCAGCTGGAGCTGAGCACTCTGCTATTGTAACAGAGAATGGGGTACTTAAGACATGGGGATGGGGTGAACATGGTCAGCTTGGCTTGGGAAATATAAGTGATCAAACGAGTCCTCAAGAAGTGAGTCTCAGCCACAAATTTTGGAAAGAAGCCGGCTTAATTGAGATTTACTGTGGCAGTGGTTTTACAATTGCAATAAGAACTTTGTGTCGCCCTTCTCAGGCTGGTTAA